CCACAATCACTTAGAAAcacacaggaacagaggcagTAACCCCCTCACAAAGAAAGGGCAGTCATTTAATTTTGAGCAGTTACAAGGTTGAGCCTCGCTTTACATCCACTACGGGATTTAACAGTGTCGGTGTGACATCTATTAAGGGATAGTAGCCTGCAAATGAGAAGCTTAGATCAAGCCTGGACCTACTTGATGTCTCCCCATTCAAGGCTTGTGTAAGATACAGAGCTGTTAATTGGGAGGTCCCCAGCcctccttaaagaaaaaaaaaaagtacttctcCACTGAACAGGAACTAGAAGACGCAGGGTAACCATGACACTCCCAAATCCTGGCAGGCCTGCATCCTCCAGGAACCCATCCCTCCCCAGCTTGAGCTGCAGGCAGGACTTGAACTATAAACACGGCCACCACAGGCGACACACCTAGGGATCTGGAGCTTTCTGAGTCCTAAAGGACTCGCTTGAGACAGCAAAATAGTCCCTTGCTTACTGTGGCGGATCTCGGGGCTCTAGATCAAGAACAGCATGAGGTGCAATGGAGACCCCCCTTTCCCTTGCAGAAGGACTGCGCATTCTCACTCAGCagagagctcaaggcaggaagagTCACATTTGCAGGTACGGTCCTACTCTGTGAGAACCTGTCCCCCGACGATCAAAGGCACAGGCTGCTGGGAAACAGCATGAGAACTAAGCACGAGGAAGCCACTCATCTTTACCTCAACCTTGAGGCTCAGCAGCGCTGGGCTAAGGGCCAGGTTAGCACACAGAGGGGGTGCCCCCAGAAGAGGCTCTGTGTGGTACCCAAGAGTAGAAGGAAGGGTGATGCTCTGGAGATCTCAATTCCAGGGTCCGGTACCATGACACCGTCTCAGCCACCGGTGTCAGCAGCTTGCAAGCCTGAAAATGGCCCTCTCTGACCTGAGTGGACATCGGGTCCCTCTGGTGCACGTCCTCAGGCCAAAGACACTCCTCTAATGATGAAAACAGTAGAGCAGGTCTAGGTGTCCCAAGGGCGTCCACTGCCCAAGCTGAGGTAGACATCGTTCCATAAGCAACCTGAAGTCCTGGACCCATCCCACCAGTCGGACGCAGGAAAGGTTCAACTCACCCTGAGAATGCAGCCCTGACTCCCACCCACTGTCTCCGAAGGGCACTCCCAGACCCCAACCACTTATCTCCTGATAGCCAAGCAGGTACCTCCAGAACGTGTGAGAGCCGGGTAATTCAGAGACGTCCACATCTGCACCTGTCCCAGGAGCTACCCTGGGAGCTGGTGCAGAAGCCAAAAGCAGACTGGAGGAGATTCAGCGAGGGGATTAGCCGAGGTACAGAAATGGTACAAAGCCCTGGCACCACCGTGGCCCACCGGCTCTTCAAGTCTTATGTGGGTTCTCTGTGCGGCAGGGCTGGACAACAAAAGcttccccaggtgggacaggtgTTATTGCCATCTCCATGATGATGGGCAGCGGGGAGAACAGAACAGGCAGACTGGTCCTGCCCTGGTGAGGGGACACAACCCACTGAAGGTAGAGGAGACTCAGTCCATGTTCAAAGCTGCTGAGACCTGGGACTCTCAGGTCATGAGAAACAGCCTGACCAACCTAGCCGGTGACCTTCTGGAAGTCTAGAAGGTACAGCAGGCCCTAAGTAGAGGAAGGGGCAACAGGTTACTAACACGGCCAAGAGGGTCCATCACGCAACTGATGTTCACAGTGGGACAATAACCCGGAGAACCACATAGGGACACAGACTCTGTGACCTGGGCGATGTGCTAAGGCAGGAGATGAGAGTCAACAGTTAACTCCTGGTAGCTGCAGTTTCTTGGGTACCAGGAAGCTGGGATGGGCAAAGGGATATGTGGCCCTATGAGCAACCAGTCACATGCTTCAGGCCTATCCCAAGGTCCCCACTCAGACCACTGCTTCAAATTGGTGGCCTCTGGTCCCTCCCAGCTCCAAGGACAAAGATGGGAAAGCGGCTGGGCCCTGCTCAGCTGGATGCAGAGCAATGAGGGATCCGGATGAGGTGTGGTCCAGGGAAGAGGGCATCTaccatcttgttttatttttcggGGACTGATCCTAAAGtaaccagaaagaacaagagtcaAAAGGGAGGGGTCTACTGCTCATAGCCCAAGTACTGAATtgtactaaaataaaattaaatttaaaaaaaaaaaggcccggTCAGTCCTCAGGGAGCAATGCCATCTAAATATAGAAGTTGGGGAGAAGTCTTCTTCCAAtaatccttttctctctttcaacaacaacggcaacaacaacaacaaaaagctatttttttccccttacaaCTGGTGTCAGAAAATAGCTTCTGGCTAGTCGGGGACAAACATTCCCAAGCCGGGGATGGGCAGGCTCTCAAGTCCCCTTGAAGAACCTGGACCTGGCACTAGAACATTGTCCCATCCGTAAGGAATAGAGGCAGCTCGGAGCCCAGGCCACCAGTCTGGCTTATCCCAGGGAGAGCCAAGGGCAAAAGCTGGGAATATCAGTCTGGCCAGTCTTGGTCCAGCCACCTTGAGGCTCTGTGGCCAGACTAGGTCATTTTGCTTACTATCAGAGGTTGGGACAACTACCCTTAAAGTCCCATATAACCCTGACGTGACAGCATTCTGAGACTTTGGCTCTAGAAATGGAGGGAAAGACTGTCATATCCTGATGTTGTCCTCCCCCACACCCAGACCCCCAGCCCCACCGGCCACAGAGATGAGCCCCATCTGTTTGTGGGAGACGTTTACTGGTCCCTAAATCTTAAGCACATGGATGCTGTGACCCTTGAACCAACCAGGACAGGCCCGACCTCCTGTCTTTGTGAACCGTCATTTTAAACAGTTCAGGCCCACTTACAAGCCAACCTACTCAGGCTGGGAAGCATGATCTCGGAACCTGGAGCAGAATGGCAGCCTGCCTCACCTTCCCGTGCTAAGTGGGAGAGGCCAAGAAGAACGGATCCCCCCTGCTCCTAACCCTAGAACCTCTCACTGGTGGGTCTGCCTCCCCCATTCTGTCTCTTAATATAGCCAGACGAAGATGAGACCCAGGTGGAACACTCAGGTGTAGGGCTGCATCCCAGACTTGAAGAGCCCAGATACTCATTCTGACATAATCGGTGGCAGACACACTAGAGAGCCCTGCCCCGAGGAGGCCCCAGCCCCTTACTACAGGAACCCAAAGAGCATCAGCCCTAAGAACTGGATAAAGGAAGGAGTCACGGGAAGTAAGAACCCAGTCAGAAACCACAAGCCCAAAGCGAGAGTTAATAAAGCAGAAATGTGTTTATTAGGCACCCTTGCTCCTCACAGAGGAGTGGGATCCAGCCCAAGGCATTCTCTCTGAGCTCAATGGAGGCTTGTAGGTGTCACCGGAGAGCGTGGGCATAGAACCAGCCACCATCCCAAGCAGAACACTATTTGGATAGAGTTAGATCACCAGAGGTGGCCCTGGCATGAAACAGGGCAAGCGCCTGGACTCCACAAATACTGAGTGAGAGAGGCCCTCCTGGACACACACCCAAACATTGGCAGATGAGGGGATCTGACCCTGAGGCATAAGTTACCCTGAGCCAGTAAGGAGGGAAGGGAGCCACAGAGCATAGGGTCCCTAGTGGTCCCTCACCCGAACCAGGTCCCAAGGACCCTCTCTAAATTGGCCCGCATCCTCCTGGCCACAGCTGCTGCCTTAGTCCCACACATAGGGATTTCTAAAGACCTGAGAGATCTTGCCGTCTTTCGGCGGCGTGGCCACCTGGTGGCTCTGGACCATGTACATATCTTCAGCTCGCAGGGTTGAGTTGGCACTGCCCATCACCTGGCTGTTGGCGGTGGCCCGTGGGAGGATGACGTCGTACGCACCttcagactggaaggaagaaCAGGCGGTCTCACAGTCAGGGTATTGGGAGCCAGGTTCCGCCAGGGCAAAGGCACAAATACCCAGCTTCCTGCAGGGCTGGGCCTGCCAGCTCCCACTTCTCgacccctccacccccattccTCCAGGGCCCTGCTGGCAGGATGGAACAGATGACTCTACCCCTAGAAATAGAGAATGGGCCTTCTGGGTTTGGAAGAAGCTCCCTGGTCACGTCGGGGCTtcccaggagaccctgtctctgagTTCCTGCTCCTGGGTTCTTGTGAAAACCTCAGGTGCTGCTGCCTGACTGCTACTACGTGGGAGCTCCCTTTCTCCAAGTCTATTCCCTGATTCCCTAAACTGTCACTATAATACCTGCTACCCTTCTGGTAGGTCTTGGTTCATATAAATCTGGCCTAGAAACCTGGCCCCAAATGTTCtacctggaaagaacaggaacccCTGGGGTGGTCCCACCTGTCTTATCACAATGTATGACAGACGTTACCACCAAAACTCTGAAGCTCCCAGGAtcatgggggtaggggtgggggtggggagggtggtgcTGGAGGTGGTATATCCCTTCCTAGAACATCCAACCACTCCTGGCTGTCTGGGATACTTAGTTCTGGGATCTTCAACTCAGGAATGCACCAAAATTGTCAGGACTGTTTGTAAAGCCCCAGCCCCAGTTGATCCCCACTCCCTAGCTGGGCCCCATCCTGAGATAGGCTGGCAGATGTTTAACTACTGGGATGGGAAAGCCCTGAAGTCCCCTGTAGATCTGCCTTGGGACTCCCTTCTAGACAGAAGCCAAGCCACCAGATGATGTCAACCCCCACTCCGCCATGTCcagattccccacccccacccccaaaagcaaGTCACAATGCTGCGTCCACCTCAGACCCAGTCTGCAGTGTCAGCAAGTTCTCCATCACTCTGACGGTCGGTCGGTGGGCCAGGGGTGTGAGAACGGAGCAGAAATAGCAGCCCAGTTCAGCTCACCCTCCCAACTCAGGGAGAGGAGGCCGGGCCCCCGCTCCACAGAGCTCACAGTGTGAATGGAAACTGCTCCAGGGGTCAGCTTCACACTAGAAAAAGAGCTGGGGTTGGAAGTCTCAGACACACGGGCCAGCCATCCCCTGCTCCTAGCccgggagaggagaggtggggaaggaacGGATGGGAACGGCACCCTGCTGACCTCCTGGCTTCCTGTTCCCAGAATCCTGCCAAGGCAGGTCGCTGACCTCTCTGGCAACCACTGCCAGCAGAGGGGAGGACCACATATGGAATGGGAGTCTACTCCACGTCCTTCCTGTTCCCACAGCCCCCTGAGCTAATGGAGTACTGCTCCCAGAGCCCAGGGGAGGTATAAGGTCAAGGCATGGAAATGGGGTATCATATGGCCCAGGCTGGTGGTGCAGGCTGTAGTCCTTGAACtcaagcttcctgcttctgcctcctgagtgctagaattacaggtatgcgCCACATGCCTGGCCTCCGGCAGTGGGTGATGCCAGTGATTCAGGGCAGGTCCCATGCATTGTGCTAGAGCCCTGGCTTGGTAGGGTTAATGCCCCCAGGAGAAGCTCACCATACCCTAATGCCTCGACCCAGCCACAGTCTACACAGCCTCTACAACAAAAACAGGCTGGGCTCTGTGGCTCTCTCAGTCAGGTCACTGGAACCTGAGGGGCCCACTCACCGGGCCTTTGTGCATCAGGGCCATCTCGGTGGGCTGGTACACGCTGGTCAGCAGCTGACCATTGTAGCCACTGTAAGGCGACACCGGTCTCTTTGCTGTAGAGAAAAACAAGCTCAGATTTGAAGATTTCAGGACTCATCTCCTGTCCGTTCTCGCCCCACTCCCCAGCCCAAGCAACTCTTCTGGGTTTAGGGAAATGGGGCCCTGGGGTCCTGACCGGGGAGTGGTGACCTGTAAGTGAGTCAGTGGACCTGGTGCCCCTTCCCACATCTGTTCTTTTGTTTAGATGTACAGAGAAGTACTGCATGGCTTCCTGcttgggagacacacacacacacacacacacacacacacacacacacacacacacacacacacaccccccctccccatagctcagaaaaaaaatacgCTGTCAGCAACCCTCACATCCCTATCTACCCTCAGGGCCAGAGGCACATGGGCCTTGGGCTGCCTTCCAAAATGGCCAGCCTCCAGCTCTCATCTCTACCACCATAGACCCACGGCCAGGCGCAAGGGGAAACACAGCTGAAACCCCATCGCTTTTTGTGCCCATGTCCTCCCAGAACATGGGTGGCTACGGTGTCACCGTACAGCCACACAAGGCCCAGCCAGGGAGCCTTGGCACTCCACCTATCCTGGGCCCCCTGGCAAGCACCCAGACAGATTTGTAACTCTCTGCACCTACTGGTGTGGGTTTCCCCATGCTGGGCACCACTGGGGTATTAGACGAGAGCTGGTAACGAGCCTGATGAGGCCGGGgattcagctctctcctccagggCTGAGGGACCCTGCAGCCTAAGTGCTCGGCCCATGGTATTGATTTTTCCACTgcgggggaaaaaaatgaaataaataaagtgcTTACAAGCCTAGAAGTAATAACTCCATGAGAAGAAAAAGATCAAGAACGCTCCGTCCTGCCAAAGGAGTACAGAGGGAGGAGCAAGGGTTGGGGCAGGGTTTGCTACACCTCCCAGCCCCTGCCTTCgtcctctttctttctggcttccttaaTGACGTCTTAATGTCTCTGTGGGACAGAAGCCACCCCGGTGTGGGGAAAGCTGTCATCTCCAAGATCACAGACTGTGCATGTGTCACCACCTTCCACAAAGCAAGAAGTCTGAGGGCCACACAGTGTGCACAGAAGACCCAAGGATATCTGACGATAGCATGCCCATTGCCTCTTAACTGAATTTCTGTCAGAGACCCCAGAGCCAGTGTGGGATAACCAGGCTGAGTCTAATGCCCCCAACACATCTTCATCAACATAAACAGTTGGGGTCCTGCAGAGCTCTGGTCCAGGCCTGAGAGGGCTGCCCGTCTTAGTCTTAGCCCAGAGCCCCGATAAACGTTCCATCTAGTCTCTCAGGGGTTATTTAAGTGGTAGGCGTTGAATACCCTGATtgctccccagctctgaaaaaaaaaaaaaaaaaaaaaaatacggcTCAGGTCTATGGGCCATGGAGAGCTTTGTCtgtggtgctggaaactgaactgggGTCTCAGGTCTGCTACATGGGAACTCTCCCACTGCCAAACACAGGGGTTTCAAAGCAGAAAATTGCAGAcatttttcttaaagagaaagGGCTCCCTGCCAAGAGTAAAGGACATGGGATAAAAGTCGGcacagggtgggtgggtgggtgggtgggtgggtggaggagccccctcatagaagaagggggagaggagatgggatgggggtttatggaagggaaacccggaaaggggataacatttgaaatgtaaataaaaaaatatccaataaaaaataaataaattaaaaaaaaaaagttggcacGGCCATATTAagggcacctgccaccaagcctgacaacccaagcctagtctctagaacccacatggtaggaaagaGAAGAccgactaaataaataaataagtaaattaataaatgtcattttaaaaaacaaaagctgggggctggagagatggctcagtggttaagagcacagactgctcttgcagaggtcctgagttcaaatcccagcaaccgcatggtggctcacaaccatctgtaatgggatctgatgccctcttctgatgtgtctgaggacagctacagtgtactcacatacatgaaataaataaatctttaaaaaaaaaaaaaaaaaaaagaaagctgaaatACTGGGTGTTGGCCTTAATgtcagcacttgtgaggcagaggcacacagatctctgtgagtttcggTCAACAGATTGGGTTCTaggtcagccaaagctacacagagagaccctgtttcccaaaacaaaaaacaaaaacaaaaacaaaaacaaaacaaacaaaaaaaaaacaaaaccaaaaacccaagggctggagagatggcttagtggttaatggcactgactgctcttccagaggttctgagttcaaatcccagcaaccacatggtggctcacagccatctgtaatgagatctgttgccctcttctggtgtgtctgaagacagctacagtggacttatatataataaataaatctttaaaaaaaaaaaactaggagaaGGAAGGATCAGTGGATCAGTTCCAAGacccagcctcagctacatactgagttcaagaccagcctaggctctGTGAGattctttctgtctatctgtctgtttctctctctctctgtctctctctctgtctctctctctgtctctctctctgtctctctctctctctctctctctctctctctctctctctcacacacacacacacacacacacacacacacacacacacacacacaacacaaagatATATACAACGTCTTGCCGCACCTGAGGCTGGTTCATCCATAGAAAATGCCTTGTTCTCCACAAACATGCTCTGGCCCGTCTGCTCCTTCAGGATGGTCTCGTAGCCCACCCCTCGGGTCGGGTACATGTCCCCCTGGTAGCTCTGTTCTGGGCTGGGTTTGGTCACTTGGGAGACCTCAGGGATGACATAGAAGAAGACAAAAGTCCAGGCATTGGCAGCGAGCGCAATGGCCAGTGTGGGGTCATCCCAGGTGGGGCTATGGTGCTGCTTGTTGCCGTAGGTGTACATGACAATCCACACCACCCAGATGGCAATGGAGGTGGCCGTGGTGAGCAACACAAAGACCCCGTGCTTCCGCCAGCGCTTAAAGCGGCCACACAAGGTGGGCCAGGCTCCTAGGAAGGccgccagcagcagcagcattacgTAAATGAGGGCCATGACAAAGTCCATGTTGGCGATGGCACACGGAGAGGTCACGGTCCAGTCGGCGCTGCCATTGCCCGGGGTGCTAACCTGGCCGCCTCCCCGTACTAGGGTGATAATCAACCACTCGGTGTTAATGATGACCTCCACAAGGGTGAGCAGCAGAGCCACGGTGAAGATAACCCAGCCTCGGGGCCCATGGTTCTTCCGAGCTAGGAAGTTAAGGGAGAGGGTGTGGGCTATCATGCAGGAGAAGCAGATGGCAAACAGGACCCCAAAGAGGAACCGTCGAGAGGCACAGGTCGAGAAGTCCGGCTTCACCACGCAGGCAAACACGAGGCAGAAGAGGCCCAGGGTGCCCAGCAGGAAGAACACCTGGGTCCCCAGGAGACTCCGCTTCTTAGTGTCCTGCACGAATGGAAGGCTAGCCACGAGGATAATGGTTAGCACAAAGGTCGTGATGATGCCTGCCCCGGCCACTGCCTCCAAGACAATGCCCCAGGCCCCCGAGCGGTCACAAAGGTTGTAGTAGAGGGGATCCAGGTCTGGGCTACAGCCAGGTGGGGCATGATTCTGGGCCAAGGCTCCCGGGAAGAAGAGAGGCAGTCCTAGGCACATCAGCAAGGTTTTATGGGTGGCCATCCTGGCTCCTAGGCCAGGCTTCAGCTGGGTCCCTGGAGACAGAAGAACAGACAAAATCAGTCCTCCAAGGTCAGACTTCAGTGAGCACAGTATCCCCTgcatccccttccccatcctaaAAAAGAACTGAGCAGGAAACATGTTCTTCTAAGCGTCAGAATCCTTATTTTATGTatccttaattttaaaaactgtattttatgtatatggatgttccAGTTGCAAGTATGTCTGAGTATCCGTGTCCCtggtgactgtggaggccagaaggcagtgttggatccctgaaactggagttacagtcggttgtgagccatgatgtgggtgctaagaattgaacatAGGTCCTCTAGCAGACTAAtgttctaaaccactgagccaccggTCCAGCTCTTCAGAATCCTTAACCTAAAAGTCATGAAAGTTTATCTCAGTAGAGAGAGGAGGCCCATCTTTCATCCCTACTCCTGTTTTCctgtacttgttttgtttttttttttgaaacaaggtttcccTGTACAATAGCAGCCCTGGCTGCtttggaattcattctgtagaccaggctgacctgcaaatcacaagagatctgcctgcctctgtctcccaaattctgggattaaaggcatgagccaccacgaCCAGCTGTCATCCCTATTCCTAACCATAGGAAAGGAGAGACGTCCTAACTGACTGAGAGAGCGGTTAGGAaagctggctgctcctccagaggtcccaCGTTTGACTCCCAGCACACGCATGATGAGTCACAGCAGTCTGTGGCTTCCATTGCCAGGGGTCTGACTCCAGTGTCCTCAAGCACACTACACGCATAGTACATGTAGTATATCCATGCACAACACATATAAACcataacatacaataaaaataaaaataaaccttgaaaTCTAACAATGAACTTTCAGTGCCCTCAAAACCTGGACTTAAATATTCTCTGAGCTCTTGTAGAAGCCAAACACACCACTACACAGCGCCGTGCTTTTTGCCTTGGGGCTTCCAGGGCTCAGGTCAGTTATGGTGCCCGTCAACAAAGTCCTAGAAAGGTTGAAGGTCATGGTAATGGTTACTCTTGGTggtcagcttgactacatctggaattaactaaagtCTGCaaattttcttcatcttcctcctcccctccctcctcctcacctccctacctcctccccttcctcctcctcctcctcttttaattttatttattcactttacattctaacctggtcaccccctctcacaattcctcccccatttccccattccttctctgagagggtgaagGTCACCCAACCCGGGCACACCaagtggaatttttttcttaagtaaatcAAGTGGGTACACCCACTTTCCACTTCTAATTGGCATCTTTGAAGTGGGACGAgccaccttttcttttctctctaattcttattgtctttttcctctttaagatttattatatatgaatacactgtagctgttttcagacaccagaagagggcaccagatcccactacagatggttgtgagccaccatgtggttgctgggatttgaactcaggacctctggaagagcagtcagggctcttaaccactgagacacctctTTCTACTGGGAGCCTACCTAAAGGACACAAAAGAAAgctttctctttgcctgcttgcctcaCTCGCACTGGAGAGtccattagagcctacttcttaaAGCCCTGGAGAGACATCCAGCCTCGAGGACTGAACTACTACTGGATCCTTGGCtcttctgttggtagacagccattgttgggccAGCTGGACCATAGCCTGCAAGCCATATATACGTTCTGTACCTCCTgttctctggagaaccctgactaatacagccaCGCAGCCGTGCGTTCCTCCAGTCAACCCAAGTACTTAATTAGCACCTACAGCAGGAATAACCTACGGCTAGGGAAAAAATAACCGAAGATTAGTTTCTCAGctgttctttctgttgctttgaaagACATgaggaccaaaagcaacctgaggaggagtgggtttacttggcttacaatCCATCCTCaaaggaacccaaggcaggaacctggagacaggaaatgaaggagagaCTATAGAGGCTGCTGCTCCCAGGCTTGCTGTCCTTAGTTTGCTTACGTAcccctttcttgtttatttatttgtttgtttactcataagacagggtcttgctatgcagtccaggctggcccagaactcactacataacccaggctgactctgactctgtctcctgtaCGCTAAGATCAGAGGCACAGGATAGCAagactggttttggtttttcacttTTATTCCTAACTTTCCTCTTCGGCCTCTAGAGTTCATTGTCTACCTTAATACTAAAGAAaaggatagggctggagagatggctcagtggttaagagcacggactgctcttccagaggtcctcgagttcccaacaaccacatgttgtaatgggatccgacgccctcttctgctgtgtctgaggacagcaacagtgtacttaatatagaataaataaataaatcttaagaaaaaaataacataagcAGATTCAGGCTGTAGATATGGCTCGGAGGATAATAGTACAGCTGCTCATAGTACCcagctgggttcccagcacctacacggtggctcacatcGATCTGCAGTTCcactccagggaatctgatctcttctggcctctgccagcaTCAGTTATTCttacagtgcacagacatacaggcaagcaaaagactcacacacaaaatgaaagtaagtttctttaaaaacaaaaaacagcaagaGCAGGTAtggtagtacacgcctttaatcccagagaccagaggatctgtgagtttgaggccatcctggttcACAGAGTGGCTCCAGGCCCGCCAAGAGTacacatttcagaaaaaaacaaaagagaaaccatttcagaaaaaaaaaaaaaaaaacaaaaaagaccaaactaattaacagcaaaagcaaacacacacacacacacacacacacacacacacacacacatcaagaacTGGAGAAAGACAGCAAGACCCCTAAGGGATTAGCCTCTAATGGAAGATGTTAAGACATTGGagtaaaaaggaggaaatggTCTATATTTTATTAACACCAGAAGAAAAGTAACAGATCACCCCACTTGATCACCATAGCCATACTGAATGGTGCAGATTTGTGCCAAAGGAGAAAACCAAAGCTAGCTAGCTGCCCTGAACAGTTTCCCTGGGTGAAGTAAAGGGTGTGACCGGTGAAGAGAAATTCAAGATCAAATCTGGGGGACTAGGGAGAAGCTCAATAGT
The genomic region above belongs to Rattus rattus isolate New Zealand chromosome 9, Rrattus_CSIRO_v1, whole genome shotgun sequence and contains:
- the Gprc5c gene encoding G-protein coupled receptor family C group 5 member C isoform X3 — translated: MRRAGAGWLRVPGTQLKPGLGARMATHKTLLMCLGLPLFFPGALAQNHAPPGCSPDLDPLYYNLCDRSGAWGIVLEAVAGAGIITTFVLTIILVASLPFVQDTKKRSLLGTQVFFLLGTLGLFCLVFACVVKPDFSTCASRRFLFGVLFAICFSCMIAHTLSLNFLARKNHGPRGWVIFTVALLLTLVEVIINTEWLIITLVRGGGQVSTPGNGSADWTVTSPCAIANMDFVMALIYVMLLLLAAFLGAWPTLCGRFKRWRKHGVFVLLTTATSIAIWVVWIVMYTYGNKQHHSPTWDDPTLAIALAANAWTFVFFYVIPEVSQVTKPSPEQSYQGDMYPTRGVGYETILKEQTGQSMFVENKAFSMDEPASAKRPVSPYSGYNGQLLTSVYQPTEMALMHKGPSEGAYDVILPRATANSQVMGSANSTLRAEDMYMVQSHQVATPPKDGKISQDQSPKNKTRW
- the Gprc5c gene encoding G-protein coupled receptor family C group 5 member C isoform X4 is translated as MATHKTLLMCLGLPLFFPGALAQNHAPPGCSPDLDPLYYNLCDRSGAWGIVLEAVAGAGIITTFVLTIILVASLPFVQDTKKRSLLGTQVFFLLGTLGLFCLVFACVVKPDFSTCASRRFLFGVLFAICFSCMIAHTLSLNFLARKNHGPRGWVIFTVALLLTLVEVIINTEWLIITLVRGGGQVSTPGNGSADWTVTSPCAIANMDFVMALIYVMLLLLAAFLGAWPTLCGRFKRWRKHGVFVLLTTATSIAIWVVWIVMYTYGNKQHHSPTWDDPTLAIALAANAWTFVFFYVIPEVSQVTKPSPEQSYQGDMYPTRGVGYETILKEQTGQSMFVENKAFSMDEPASAKRPVSPYSGYNGQLLTSVYQPTEMALMHKGPSEGAYDVILPRATANSQVMGSANSTLRAEDMYMVQSHQVATPPKDGKISQDQSPKNKTRW
- the Gprc5c gene encoding G-protein coupled receptor family C group 5 member C isoform X2; translated protein: MRRRAKVATMRPWVRAITEGYSLGVYGTAPRAAFGRERRVQKVSTRKCARARVWGRGSKQQQPTRQFGQKLESPFPTQKCTAAEPGGTQLKPGLGARMATHKTLLMCLGLPLFFPGALAQNHAPPGCSPDLDPLYYNLCDRSGAWGIVLEAVAGAGIITTFVLTIILVASLPFVQDTKKRSLLGTQVFFLLGTLGLFCLVFACVVKPDFSTCASRRFLFGVLFAICFSCMIAHTLSLNFLARKNHGPRGWVIFTVALLLTLVEVIINTEWLIITLVRGGGQVSTPGNGSADWTVTSPCAIANMDFVMALIYVMLLLLAAFLGAWPTLCGRFKRWRKHGVFVLLTTATSIAIWVVWIVMYTYGNKQHHSPTWDDPTLAIALAANAWTFVFFYVIPEVSQVTKPSPEQSYQGDMYPTRGVGYETILKEQTGQSMFVENKAFSMDEPASAKRPVSPYSGYNGQLLTSVYQPTEMALMHKGPSEGAYDVILPRATANSQVMGSANSTLRAEDMYMVQSHQVATPPKDGKISQDQSPKNKTRW
- the Gprc5c gene encoding G-protein coupled receptor family C group 5 member C isoform X1; amino-acid sequence: MRRRAKVATMRPWVRAITEGYSLGVYGTAPRAAFGRERRVQKVSTRKCARARVWGRGSKQQQPTRQFGQKLESPFPTQKCTAAEPGGTQLKPGLGARMATHKTLLMCLGLPLFFPGALAQNHAPPGCSPDLDPLYYNLCDRSGAWGIVLEAVAGAGIITTFVLTIILVASLPFVQDTKKRSLLGTQVFFLLGTLGLFCLVFACVVKPDFSTCASRRFLFGVLFAICFSCMIAHTLSLNFLARKNHGPRGWVIFTVALLLTLVEVIINTEWLIITLVRGGGQVSTPGNGSADWTVTSPCAIANMDFVMALIYVMLLLLAAFLGAWPTLCGRFKRWRKHGVFVLLTTATSIAIWVVWIVMYTYGNKQHHSPTWDDPTLAIALAANAWTFVFFYVIPEVSQVTKPSPEQSYQGDMYPTRGVGYETILKEQTGQSMFVENKAFSMDEPASAKRPVSPYSGYNGQLLTSVYQPTEMALMHKGPSEGAYDVILPRATANSQVMGSANSTLRAEDMYMVQSHQVATPPKDGKISQVFRNPYVWD